DNA from Bordetella genomosp. 13:
GTGTTCGTTTCCGCGTACTCCACGATGCGGTCCAGCACGGCGTCCAGTTCGCCGATGGACCGCAGCACCACCCGCGCATAAAAGCAGTCTTCCCCCGTGACCTTGTCGCATTCCACGAACGCGGGAATGGCGGGAATGAGCTGCTCGACCTTGCGCAACTGCCCGGGCAGCGGCCGGATGCGCACGATGGCCTGCAGGCTGTAGCCCAGCGCGGCGGGGTCGATCTCGAGCGTATAGCTGCCTATCACCCCCGAGTCTTCGAGCCGGCGCAGGCGATCGGCCACGCTGGGCGGCGACATGCCGACCTGTCGTGCCAGATCGGCGGCGGTGGTGCGCGCATTGGCGGTAAGCAGCTCGACCAGGCGGCGATCGGTCTCGTCCAGGGCAGGATTTTCGTTCATAAGGTATTTCCTGGTTTTGGCTAAATATTGAAGGAAAAATCCGACATCAAAGAAATTTCATACATGTACCTTCCTGATTGTGCCTGGGATAATTTTCATCATCCACCACCCTGATGATGCCGCCCCGCGACGGCTCCCGGAGCACTACCATGTCCGCCTCCTTGCAAGAACGTACCGGCTTGATGCAGATGGCTGCCGCCATGACGCTGTCGGGCACGCTCGGTTATTTCGTCCTCGAATCGGGGCAGAGCCCCTGGAACATCGTCTTTCTGCGCTGCGTGTTCGGCGCGCTGGGCCTGCTGGCCTACTGCGCGGCGCGCGGCCTGCTGCGCCCCGGCCTGTTCACCGCCCGCACCCTCGGCCTGGCGCTGCTGGCCGGCGCCGCGCTCGTCTTCAACTGGGTGCTGTTGTTCTCGGCCTACCGCCTGGCCTCGATTTCGCTGTCCACGGCGGTCTACAACATGCAGCCGTTCATCCTTATCGGCCTGGGCGCCGCCTTCCTGGGCGAGCGTCCCACGCGCGGCAAGCTCGCCTGGACCGCGGTGGCGTTCGGCGGACTGCTGCTGGTGCTGCGGGTGTCGCCCGCGCGCCTGGGCGACGGGCAGGACTATCTGGTGGGACTGGCCCTGGCGTTGGGCGCTGGCGCGCTTTATGCCGTGACGGCCATACTGGTCAAGCGCCTCACCGGCGTCCCGCCGCAGGTGCTGGCGCTGGTGCAGGTGGCGCTGGGCGCCGTGCTGCTGCTGCCGCTGGCCGACCTGCACGCCCTGCCTCAAGCTCCCGCCCAGTGGGGCAGCGTGGTCGCGCTGGGCCTGGTGCACACCAGCCTGATGTACATCCTGCTGTATTCGGCGCTGCAGAAGCTGCCGACCTCGTCGGCCGCGCCGCTCAGTTTCATCTATCCGGTGGTGGCGATGCTGCTAGACTACGTGGTGTACGGCCAGCGCCTGGCTGCGGTGCAATGGCTGGGTGTGGCGCTGATCTTCGTGGCCGTGGCGGGCGTCAGCCTGCGGCGCACCCCCACCGGCGGCACGCCGGGCGCCACGGCGACGGCGGGACGCGCGCATGGGGTCTCGCGCGCGGCAAACCCGGTCAATCCCGCGCCACGCGCCGGGGCTTGAGGCCTGCGGGCCGCGCCAAGCCGCTATCATGAGGCATTACCGCCCGCGCCGCGTGCGGGCGACGCCATGCAAAGGACGCTCATGATCGACCTGTACTACTGGACGACCCCCAACGGCCACAAGATCACCCTGTTCCTGGAAGAGACCGGACTGCCCTATCGCATCCACCCGGTGAACATCAGCAAGGGCGAGCAGTTCCAGCCCGAGTTCCTGGCCATCGCTCCGAACAACCGCATTCCCGCCATCGTCGACCAGGCGCCCGCCGACGGCGGCGCCCCGGTATCGCTGTTCGAGTCCGGCGCCATCCTGCTCTACCTGGCCGAGAAGACCGGCCGCTTCATCCCGCAAGACGTGCGCGGCCGCGCCGAGGTGCTGCAGTGGCTGTTCTGGCAGATGGGCGGCCTGGGGCCCATGGCGGGCCAGAACCACCACTTCTCGGCCTATGCGCCCGAGCCCGTGCCCTATGCCATCGAGCGCTACGTGAAGGAAACCAACCGCCTGTATGGCGTGCTGAACCACCGCCTGGCCGATCGGGAGTTCGTGGCCGGCGACTACTCCATCGCGGACATGGCGGCCTATCCATGGATCGTGCCGCACGAGCGCCAGGGCCAGAACCTGGACGACTTCCCGCACCTGAAACGCTGGTTCCACGCCATCGCCGAGCGGCCGGCCACGGTGCGCGCCTACGAGAAGGCCAAAGAGATCAACGTGGCGCCTTCGGTGGGCGACGAGGCCTCGCGCCGCGTGCTGTTCGGCCAGACGGCCGCCTCGCTGCGCCGCTGACGGCCATGTCCAGCGCGACCGCGGTATTCCGACGCGCCACCGCCGCCGACCTGCCCGCCATCGTCGGGCTGCTGGCCGACGACATCCTGGGCAGCAGCCGCGAGGATGGCACGCAGCCGCCCAGCCCCGCGTATCAGGCCGCATTCGCGGCCATCGACCGCGACCCCAACCAGCTGCTGGTCGTGGCCGAAGTGGACGCGCGCGTGGCCGGCTGCCTGCAGCTCAGCTTCATTCCCGGACTGGCGCACCAGGGCGCCTGGCGCGGCCAGATCGAGGCGGTGCGCATTGCCTCGACCCTGCGCGGCAGCGGCGTCGGCCGCGCCATGTTCGAGTGGGCCATCGAGCAATGCCGCGGCCGTGGCTGCGCCATGGTGCAACTGACCACGGACAAGCGCCGCGACGACGCGCGGCGCTTCTATGAATCGCTGGGTTTCACGGCCAGCCATGAAGGCATGAAGCTGCGGCTGGCCGACTGATTCAAGGAGTCTTACCCCATGCACGGAGAGTACAAGGTGCCCGGCGGCAAGCTGGTGGTCGCCGACGTCGACGTCGAGGCCGGCCGCCTGGCGCGCGTCCGCATCAGCGGCGATTTCTTTCTCGAGCCGCCTGAAGCGCTCGACGCCATCAACCGCGGCCTGTGCGGCCTGCCGGTCCACGCCGGCGAATCGGAACTGGCCGAGGCCGTACGCCGCGCGTTGCCCGAGGGCGCCGAACTGTTCGGCTTCTCGCCCGAGGCGGTCGCGGTAGTGGTACGGAGAGCCCTGCCATGACCGAACACGACAGCGCATCCGCCGCGCCGCAGCCCTCGCCGGCCGCCGCGCCCACCACCGTTCCGCCCATGCCCACGCCGGGTCCGCGCCGCACCTCGTGGTCCGACTACGAGTGGCAACTGGTGCACGAAGGGCCCCAGCCGCCTGCGCTGCACATGGCGCTGGACGCCGTGATCACCGACGAGGTCGGCGCCGGGCGCCGTCCGCCTACCCTGCGCATCTGGGAATGGTCGGCCTCGGCTGTGGTCATCGGCCGCTTCCAGTCGCTGAAGAACGAAGTGGACATGCAGGCCGCGCGCGAACACGGCGTGACCGTCGTGCGTCGCGTCAGCGGCGGCGGCGCCATGTTCGTCGAGCCCGGCAACACCATCACGTACTCGCTCAGCGTGCCGCAGGCGCTGGTACATGGCATGAGCTTCCAGGAATCGTACGAGTTCCTGGACGCCTGGGTCATCCGCGCGCTGCACGACCTCGGCATCAAGGCCTGGTACCAGCCCCTGAACGACATCGCCTCCGAAGGCGGCAAGATCGGCGGAGCCGCCCAGGCCCGGCGCGGCGGTGCGGTGCTGCACCACGTCACCATGTCCTATGACATCGATGCCGAGAAAATGGTGCAGGTGCTGCGCATCGGCCGCGAGAAGCTTTCCGACAAGGGCACCACCAGCGCCAAGAAGCGGGTCGATCCCCTGCGCAGCCAGACCGGACTGGCGCGCCAGGCCATCATCGGCCGCATGCTCGAGACCTTCTCGGGCATGTGCCTGCTGGCCCCCGGCACGCTGGGGGCGGCCACGCTCGAGGCAGCGCAGCGCCAGGCCGACGAGAAGTTTTCCAGCGAGGCATGGACCGCCATGGTCCCCTGAGGAGGCCGTCATGTCGCATCTGCCATTTGCCCTGCGAGCCGGGCTCGTCTCCATGGCCGTGCTGCTGGCGGCCTGCGGCAGCTCGCCGCCGGATACGATCAGCCTGCCCGCGCAGGGCGCCGCCGTCAGCGCGGACGTGCGCACCCAGCCCGTGCGGCGCGAGCTGACCAAACCCGGCTGCAAGGGCGAGGACTGCCCCCGCATCGTCGTGGACAGCATCGCCTTTCCCGAGATACCTGCGCTGACGCAGCACGTGGACAGCAGCCTGGCCGGCATGACGGGCGTGGACGCCAATCTGCGGGGCGCCTATCGCACCATCGACGAGTACATTGCCTATTTCTGGCGTACCGCCCAGCCTCGCGACCGCACCGAACTGCGCGCCAAAGTGCGCGACGTGGTGGCGGACGTCATCGGCGTGGAACTGCAGACGGCCCAGTACCTGACTGGCGCGGCCCATGGCATTCCCGCGACGCATTTCCTGAACTGGCAGCGCGCCTCGGGCCGCGAACTGGTGCTGGACGACGTGCTGATTCCTGGTCGGCGCGACCAGTATGTGCAGGCGCTGCGCACCGCGCATCGCGCCTGGCTCAAGCAGAACGAAGACGCCGCGCGCGATCCGGCCGCCTACGACCGCACGTGGCCGTTCGTCGAAAGCAGCAACTACACGCTGACGCGCCAGGGCATGGTGGTGAAGTACGACGCCTACTCCATCGCGCCCTACTCGCACGGCCAGCCCGAGCTGACGATTCCGTACGATGCCCTGCGCGGCATCCTGAAGCCGGAGTTCATGCCGGCTGGGGGCTGAGCTCTATCATCGGTATGCAAAACGGCCCGCGCGATGCGGGCCGTTCGTTCACTGGCGCGTCCAGCAGCCCGCGCGACGCCGCGCGGACTGGTTTGCTGCCGCGCGCCGAATCAGGGGTACAGACCGCGCACCTGGCGGGCCTGCAGGATGCGCGTGCACGCCACGATGAACGCGGCGGTGCGCAGCGACACCTTCTGCTCGCGCGACATCTGGGCGATGGCGGCGTAGGCTTCGCGCATCAGGCGCTCGAGGCGGTGGTTGATCTCGTCCTCGCTCCAGAAGAAGCTGGAGAAATCCTGCACCCATTCGAAGTAGCTGACCGTCACGCCGCCGGCGTTGGCCAGCACGTCCGGCACGACGTAAACGCCGTTGTCGTGCAGGATGTCGTCGGCCTCGGGGGTGGTGGGACCGTTGGCGCCTTCGACCACCACCTTGGCGCGCACCTTGCCGGCGTTCTCGGAGGTGATCTGGTTCTCGAGCGCCGCCGGGATCAGGAAATCGGTTTCCAGGCCCCAGAAATCGGCGTTGGCCAGCGCCTCGCCGCCCGAGAAGCCGCCCACCCCGCCCTTGTTCGAGACGTGGGCCAGCAGCTTGTGCACGTCGAGGCCGGCCGGGTTGTAGACCGTGCCGGTGTGGTCCTGCGCGGCCACCACGACGGCGCCGGCCTCGTGGAACAGGCGGGCGGCGGTGCCGCCCACGTTGCCGAAGCCCTGCACGATGACCTTGGCGCCGGCCACGTCGATGTTCAGGTCGCGTGCCGCCTCGCATGCCACGACGAACACGCCGCGGCCGGTGGCTTCGATCCGGCCCAGGCTGCCGCCCAGCGAGATGGGCTTGCCGGTGACCACGCCGGTGGCCGTGGCGCCCTCGTTCATCGAGTAGGTATCCATCATCCAAGCCATGATCTGGGCGTTGGTGTTGACGTCGGGCGCGGGAATGTCCTTGGCCGGACCGATGATGACGCCGATTTCAGAGGTATAGCGGCGCGTCATGCGCTCGATTTCGGATTGCGACAGCTTGCGGGGATCGACCCGGATGCCGCCCTTGGCGCCGCCGTACGGCAGATTGACCGCCGCGTTCTTGACCGACATCCAGGCCGCCAGCGCCATCACTTCGGACAGCGTGACGTCCTGGTGAAAGCGCACGCCGCCCTTGCCCGGACCGCGCGAGGTGTTGTGCTGGACGCGATAACCCTCGAAATGCGCGATGGTGCCATTGTCCATCTCGATGGGCACGTCGACGATCAGGGCGCGCTTGGGACGCTTGAGCGTCTCGACCCAGCGCGCCAGCGGGCCCAGATAGGGCGTGACGCGGTCGACCTGTTGAAGGTAGATGCCCCAAGGACCGAGGTGTCCGGCATCGAGATAGGACGGCAAAGCGTGGGCGGAACTTTGAGACATGGGCTGCTCTCCGGGAGAAAGTGGTGCCATTGTAGCCACGAACATTGATACGTCACCTATTATTAGTTATTTTATTTAATAGGGACGCATAATGAACAACGCGTTTCTGCATCGTTCTGACGGCGGTCTCCTGTGCCCGGACATCGTACGCCGCCGCGCCTGGCATCGAAACAGCGGCGAACCCGGGGTCCGCCGATCAGCGGCGTAAACCCGGTCTCTAGTCGCCGCCTCAGTCGTACGTCTCGCGCCGCACGCCGCTGACCCCGCGCACCGTCGCCGGGTCCCGCTCGGGGGCGGCTTGCGACCCGCCGGGCGCCGCGGCCGGATCGACACCCTGCCCGATGCCCGGCTGCGATGGCGTCGGGGCGCTCGCGGGCGGCGCCGTGGGCGCAATGGCCGGCAGGCTGGGCGCGGGGGCGATCGGCTCGCCCTGCCCCTGCGCCGCCCGCAACTCACGCTTGCGCTGCTCGGCGCGCGCGATGACCTGGCGCAGATTGTCGGCAAGGGTCGGCGCACGGCCCTCGTCCGCCCATTCGGCGGCGTCGTGTCCTTTCAAGTCCCGGGTGGTCGGGTCGGCGCCGGCGTCCAGAAGCAGCTGCACCATGGGTTGGCTGCCGGAATACGCCGCCATCATCAGCGGCGTGGTGCCCAAGGGGGACGGGGCGTTGGGCATGGCGCGATGCTGCAGCATCAGCCGCGCCGTCTCGAGCTGCCCCTTCGAGGCTGCGTAATGAAGCGGCGTCCAGCCCAGCCGGTTCACCTGGGCGCCCCGTGCGATCAACGCCTTGGCGCGTTCGGTCTGCCCCATCAGCGCCAGGTACATCAGCGGCGTTTCTCCGGCCGGATTCTCGGCGTTGACGTCGGTGCGAGGATCGGCCGCCAGCAGATCGAACACGCCCCACGCCTGGTCTATCACCGCGCGCATGAGGGCGGGCTGCCCGTTCTGGTAACGCAGATTGGGATCGGCGCCCCCGGCCAGCATCCTGCGCATGTCATCGGTGCGGTCATTGGCGATGGCCGGCCACCAGTCGGTGGACACCTGGGCGCCCATTGCCTGGGCGCCGCCCAGCAAAGCCGCGGCCAGCAGTCCCGCGCGCAGCGCAGCGCCGATGCGAGCGGTGGCGAATTTCGCTTGTCCGGACTTGATCATGGCCGAATCTCCTAACCTATCACTTTAACTATCCAACATTAGATAAATCACTTCAAATCAGCGTTTTATCTTATTGAATAGTTTGAAAAAATTCTCGGTGGACGCCTCGGCCACCTCCTCGGTGGAAATGCCTTTGAGCGCCGCGATGCGCTCGGCCACGTGCACCACCTTCGCAGGATCGTTCAGCTTGCCGCGATGCGGCACCGGCGCCAGATACGGCGAATCCGTTTCGATCAGCAGGCGGTCCAGCGGCATGCGCGTGGCCACGTCGTGCACCACCTGCGCGTTCTTGAACGTGACGATGCCGGACAGCGAGATATGGAAATTCAGGTCCATCGCCTCGCGGGCGATGTCCCAGGTCTCGGTGAAGCAGTGCATCACGCCGCCGACGTCGGCAGCGCCTTCTTCGCGCAACACGCGCACCGTGTCCGCGGCCGAGGCCCGGGTGTGCACGATGAGCGGCAGTCCCGCGGCGCGCCCGGCTTGGATATGGCGGCGAAAGCGGTCGCGCTGCCAGTCCAGCGGCTCGGCCAGCCGGTAGTAGTCCAGTCCCGTTTCGCCGATGGCCACCACCTTGGGATGGGCAGCCAGCCGCACCAACTCCTCGGGTTCGGGGTCGGGCGTGTCTTCGTAGTCGGGATGCACGCCCACCGAGGCCCACAGATTGGCGTGCGGCTCGACGATCTCCATCAGGCCCGGCCAATCGGGCAGGTTGACGCTGACGACCAGCGCATGGCTGACCTTGTTGGCCTGCATGCGCTCAAGGACGCCGGGCAGGTCTTGCGCGAGCTCGGGAAAATTCAGATGACAGTGCGAATCGACGTACATACGGAAGAGGAAAAGAAGGCGACGACGGGCGCGAGGCGCGCGTCGCGGGATCTGCGCAAGGAAAAGGGGCACGCGGCGTGCCCGGCGCGAATCAGGGCGCTAAGCCTGGCAGGATAGCACCACGCGCTGCAGCGCCGCATGCACGAACAGCTTGGCATTCAGGGGGTGGTTGGCCACGGCGCGCTGGCCGCTCAGCCAGTGCGCCGCGTCGGCCATGCGCGCGGGACGGACGCGTTGCGCCGTGAGGCGCACGGGCTCGGCCAGGCTGGGGAAATACCGCGCCGGCGCCCCGCAGCCGGCCAGCATCAGGTCGGCGTACAGGCGTTGCAGCGCATCGATCCATTCGACGGGCGCCAGTTTTTCCAGCGTTTCGGTCAGCGCACCCACGTCGGGCGACTGGCCTGCCGACAAAGGCGTGATCAATTGCCCCAGCCATGCCGGGCAAGGCTGGTCCTGCTGCTGCGACAGGCGCAGCGCCGACAGCGGCGCGCCGCCAGCGGCCGCCAGCCACTCGGCGGCGGGCTCGACTCCCTGCTGCTGCAGCCACTGCAAGGCCAGCGCCGGCTCCGGCGCGGCCAGCGGCAGGCGCCGGCAGCGCGACACCAGCGTGGGCAGCAGGCGGTCGGGCGCATCGGCCACCAGCAGGAACACGGTGTTGGGGGGCGGCTCTTCGAGCACCTTCAGCAGCGCATTGGCCGAGATCACGTTCAGGGCCTGGGCCGGATACAGCAGCGCCACCCGCCATCCGCCGCGGTGCGTCGCCGTGTTGAACCAGGACTCGAGCGCGCGGATCTGGTCGATGCGTATGTCCTTGGACGGCGCCCGCTTGGCGGCGCCTCCGGATGCCGCGGCTTCGCCGTCCTCGCCGCTCTCGGCCGCGGCATCGGCGCCCTCTTCCAGCGCCACGGCCTCGGGCCGGATGCGCCGCAGATCGGGGTGGTTGCCGGCGGACACCCAGGCGCAGGCCGCGCAGCGGCCGCAGGCCAGCCCCTGCTCGGGAGACTCGCACAGCAGGCTGGCCGCCGCCGCGGCGGCGAACTGCAGCTTGCCGATGCCGGCCACGCCATGAACCAGCCACGCGTGGGCGAAGCGCTCGCGCCGCGTCAGCCAGGCGCGCGCGGTATCGAGATGCCAGGGGGGAAAGGCGGCCAGGGTCATTGCCGGCCTCGCCGTGGACGATCGATCCGCGGACCGGTCATCGCGCCTGCTCCAGCAGGTCGTCCAGCTCGGCCTGCAGCTGCGCGCGCACCTGCTCGACCGGCCGGCTGCCGTCGATGACGCGCACCCGCTGCGGATGTGCAAGCGCGCGCTCATGGTATGCGGCGCGCACGCGTTCGAAGAAGGCTTGGGCCTCGCGCTCGAAGCGGTCGGGATCGCGGCTGGCGGCCAGGCGCTGGCGCGCCACCTCGGGCGGCACGTCGAACAGCCAGGTGCGGTCGGGTTGCAGGCCAGGCTGCATCCATTGCTCGAGCGCCGCGACGCGGGCGACGCCCAGCTCGCGCCCCCCGCCCTGGTAGGCATAGGTGGCGTCGGTATACCGGTCGCAGACCACCCAGGTGCCGCGGGCCAGCGCCGGCTCGATGACCGTGCGCACGTGCTCGCACCGTCCGGCGAACATCAACAGCGTCTCGGTCTCGAGTTGCATGGGCTCGTGCAGCACCAGTTCGCGCAGCCGCTCGCCCAGCGGCGTGCCGCCCGGCTCGCGCGTGGCCAGCACGGTGTGGCCGGCCGCGCGCAGGGCGTCCACCAGCCAGCCGGCATGCGTGCTCTTGCCGGCGCCGTCCACCCCTTCGAGGGTGATGAATCGCCCACGGGCGGTATGCAGCTCGCTCATCGGTTCTGCTGCCCCAGGATGAAGCGCGAGACGTTGCGATTGTGGTCGCCCAGGTTACGGGCGAATTCGCTGGTGCCGTCGCCGCGCGAGACGAAGTACAGGAAGGTGTGCGATTCGGGCTGGATGGCCGCCCGCAGCGCCGCGCGGCCGGGCGCGGCGATGGGCGTGGGCGGCAGGCCGGGCCGGGTGTAGGTGTTCCAGGGCGTGTCGGTCTGCAGGTCGCGCTTGCGGATGCGGCCGTCGTACGCCGCGCCCATGCCGTAGATCACCGAGGGGTCGGTCTGCAGCAGCATGCCGCGGCGCAAGCGGTTGATGAACACGCCGCTGATGCGGGCGCGGTCGGCGCCGTCGCCGGTTTCTTTCTCGATGATGGAAGCCAGGATCAGCGCCTCGTAGGGCGTGGCCAGCGGCAGGTCGGGCGCGCGCTCGGCCCAGGCCTTCTGCAGTACCTGCTCGCCGGCCTGGTAGGCGCGGCGCAGGATGTCGAAATCGGTGCTGCCCGCGGTGAACACGTAGGTGTCGGGGAAGAACATGCCCTCGGGATGGGGGATGGCGGCGCCCAGCCGCTGCATCAACGCCTCGTCGCTGACGTCGTCCAGGGTCTGCTTGACGTCGGGGTGATTGCGCAGCGCGTTGCGCATCTGCTGGAACGTCCAGCCCTCGACGAAGGTGACCTGCCGCTGCGACATGTCGCCGCGCGCCAGCCGCCGCAACAACAGCCACGGGCTGTCGCCCTGCTTGGCCTCGTAGCCGCCGGCCTTGATCAGCGTGTCCTGCTCGGTAAGGCGCGCCATCCAGACGAAGCCCTCCTCCCAGACCGGAATGCCGGCCTCGGCCAGCGTGCGCGCCACCGCGCGGGGCGTGCTGCCGGGCTGGACGACGAAGTCGACGCGTTCGCCCGCCAGCGGCACGGGCTCGTGGGCCCAGCGCCAGGCCAGGCCCGCGGCGACCGCGGCGGCCACCAGCGGCAGCAGCACGAACAGCAGGAATAGATAGCGAAATCGGATTCTCATGGCTGGCAGGAGTTTAATGGATCGGCAAGCCGCTGCGGCCCGCTCCGCCCCTGATATCGGCAAGGGCTTGCGGCGACGGCGTCCGTCCCCGGCGTATCATGGGGCTTTGCCTGCAAGCGCGGGCCAGCAACGGCGGAGCTTCCGCCACCATCGATCTCACCATGCACGCTTTCTACGATTCGATTCCGCTGGGCGCCGAAGGTTCGCCGCTGTGCGCGCCGCTGCCCGGCTTCTGCGTCCTGGCCGCGGCCGGAGACGATGCCCTGACTTTTCTGCACGGCCAGCTCACGCAGGACGTGACAGGCCTGCCCGACGACGCCGCGCGCCTGGCCGGCTACTGCACCGCCAAGGGCCGCCTCCTGGCCACGATGGTGATGTGGCGGACGGGCCCGGCCTCGGCTGTGGAAGGCGCCGGCGCGGTCGCGGACTCGGTCGCTGGGGCCTCGGCCTCCACCGCGGCCCACACCCAGCCCCGCCTGTACGCCCTGGTGCGCGATGACCTGGCGGATGCGCTGTTGAAGCGCCTGTCCATGTTTGTCCTGCGCGCCAAGGTCAAGCTGTCGCGCGCGCCGCTGCACGTGGCCGGCGTGCAATGCAATGCCGACCAGCTGCCCGCCCTGGAAGACGCCTGTGGCGGCGCCCTGCCGACGGTCGCATGGCAACGCGCCGAGCTGCCCGCCGGCACGTGGATCGCGGCGCCCTCCTCGGCCGAGAACTGCCTGCGCTGGTGGTGGATCGCGGACGACGCGCAATTGCAGCAGGCGGCGGCGCTGGCGCAGTTGCTGGCGCGCGCCGAACCGGCGCAGTGGCAGGCCGCCGACCTGGCGGCCGGGCTGCCCTGGATCGGCAGCGCCACCCAGGACCTGTTCATCCCGCAGACGGTCAACCTCGACCTCGCCGGCGGCGTCAGCTTCACCAAAGGCTGCTATCCGGGGCAGGAAGTCGTGGCGCGCAGCCACTACCGCGGCACCGTGAAGCGGCGCATGGCCTACGGCCAGCTGCAGAACGGCTGCGGCGCCCAGGAACTGGCGGGCGTCGACGTGTACGATGCGGCGCAGCCGGGAGAGCCTTGCGGACGCGTGGTCGACGCAGCCCGGCACGTGGGCGTGTCGCTGCTGTTCGAGACCACCCTGGCGTCGCTGCCCGATGGCGACCTACGCCTGGGCGCGCCCGACGGTCCGCGCATCGCGGTGATGCCGTTGCCGTACGCGCTGACGGCGGCCGACTGACCGCATCTGGCGGGGGTTCCGAGCCGCATCTTTCCGGCCGCGCCCCGCCGCGCACGTGCGCAGATCACGGTCTGCACGTCATGCCCTGCGCGCTACACCGCCACCCCGAACAGCGACCCCACGCCCGCCGTCACGCCGACCGCCAGGGCGCCCAGCAGCATCACGCGCACGCTGGCCCGCCCCATGGGCGCTCCGCCCGCGCGCGCCGCCACCGCTCCCAGCACACCCAGACAGGCCACCGAAGCCACGCCGACACTGACGATCAGATGCGTCGTCGGCGCCAGCGCCGACACCAGCAGCGGCAGCGCGGCGCCCGCCGCGAACGAGCCCGCCGAGGCGACCGCGGCCTGGATGGGCCTGGCGCGGTGGTACGCGGAAATGCCCAGTTCGTCGCGCGCGTGCGCATCCAGCGCGTCATGACGCATCAGCTGGCGCGCGACCTCGCGGGCCAGGTCCGGCGCCAGTCCGCGCGCCACATAGATCCCGGTCAGTTCATCCAGCTCCTGCACGGGGTTTCCGCGCAGCGACCGGACCTCCAGCTGCAGGTCGGCGGCCTCGGTGTCGGCCTGGCTGCGGACCGAGACATACTCGCCAGCCGCCATCGACAACGAGCCGGCCACCAGGCCGGCCAGGCCCGCGGCCAGGATGGCCGAATGGCTGGGATGCGCCGCCGCGACGCCGGCAATGAGGCTCGCCGTGGAAACGATCCCGTCGTTGGCGCCGAGCACGGCGGCGCGCAGCCAGCCGATGCGGAAGATGCGATGGTGTTCTTTTGATGGCATCGTGTTGCGCCCGCGGCATCAGGCCGGCCGGCGCGTACGCAGTATAAGCGGCGCTCAGCGCGGCGTGACGCGCACCGTGGTCATCAATCCCACCACGCACAGCGTCGCCTGCCCGCCGCGCCACGCGTGCACCTCGGCCTGGCACACCGTCAGCCGCCGGCCGGGCTTCAGCACCGTACCGGTGGCTACGTAGTGATCGCCGGCCGCCGGCGCCAGGAAGTTCATCTTGAACTCCGAGGTCAGCACGTCCTCTCCGGGCTCGAACAGACTGTAGGCCGCGTAGCCGCCCGCGCTGTCGGCGATGGTGGTGGAGATGCCGGCATGCAGAAAGCCGTTCTGCTGTGACAGTTCTGGCCGGTACGGCACGCGGATCTCCACCTTTCCCGGCGCCAGCACCCGCAGTTCGGCGCCGATGAAACCCATGACGCCCTGGCGCGCGAAGCTGGCCTGCACGCGCTCGGCCAGCTCGGCCGACACCGCCGCCGCGCCGGTCATGGCGCCTTGTGTCCGTACAGGCGCACGATGCTGGAAAAATCCAGCTTGCCGTTGCCGCCCTGGCTGTGCAGTGCATACAGGTTGCGCGCCAGCTCGCCCAGGGGCACGGCGGCACGCGCGGCCAGCGCCGCCTCGGCGGCCAGGCCCAGGTCTTTCAGCATCAGGTCCACGCCGAAGCCGCCGGCATAATCCTTCGAGGCCGGCACGTTCGGCATCACGCCGGGCCAGGGGTTGTACAGCTCGGTCGCCCAGTTGCGGCCCGAACTCTTGGCGATGATGTC
Protein-coding regions in this window:
- a CDS encoding ankyrin repeat domain-containing protein produces the protein MKSGQAKFATARIGAALRAGLLAAALLGGAQAMGAQVSTDWWPAIANDRTDDMRRMLAGGADPNLRYQNGQPALMRAVIDQAWGVFDLLAADPRTDVNAENPAGETPLMYLALMGQTERAKALIARGAQVNRLGWTPLHYAASKGQLETARLMLQHRAMPNAPSPLGTTPLMMAAYSGSQPMVQLLLDAGADPTTRDLKGHDAAEWADEGRAPTLADNLRQVIARAEQRKRELRAAQGQGEPIAPAPSLPAIAPTAPPASAPTPSQPGIGQGVDPAAAPGGSQAAPERDPATVRGVSGVRRETYD
- a CDS encoding TatD family hydrolase; amino-acid sequence: MYVDSHCHLNFPELAQDLPGVLERMQANKVSHALVVSVNLPDWPGLMEIVEPHANLWASVGVHPDYEDTPDPEPEELVRLAAHPKVVAIGETGLDYYRLAEPLDWQRDRFRRHIQAGRAAGLPLIVHTRASAADTVRVLREEGAADVGGVMHCFTETWDIAREAMDLNFHISLSGIVTFKNAQVVHDVATRMPLDRLLIETDSPYLAPVPHRGKLNDPAKVVHVAERIAALKGISTEEVAEASTENFFKLFNKIKR
- the holB gene encoding DNA polymerase III subunit delta', encoding MTLAAFPPWHLDTARAWLTRRERFAHAWLVHGVAGIGKLQFAAAAAASLLCESPEQGLACGRCAACAWVSAGNHPDLRRIRPEAVALEEGADAAAESGEDGEAAASGGAAKRAPSKDIRIDQIRALESWFNTATHRGGWRVALLYPAQALNVISANALLKVLEEPPPNTVFLLVADAPDRLLPTLVSRCRRLPLAAPEPALALQWLQQQGVEPAAEWLAAAGGAPLSALRLSQQQDQPCPAWLGQLITPLSAGQSPDVGALTETLEKLAPVEWIDALQRLYADLMLAGCGAPARYFPSLAEPVRLTAQRVRPARMADAAHWLSGQRAVANHPLNAKLFVHAALQRVVLSCQA
- the tmk gene encoding dTMP kinase — encoded protein: MSELHTARGRFITLEGVDGAGKSTHAGWLVDALRAAGHTVLATREPGGTPLGERLRELVLHEPMQLETETLLMFAGRCEHVRTVIEPALARGTWVVCDRYTDATYAYQGGGRELGVARVAALEQWMQPGLQPDRTWLFDVPPEVARQRLAASRDPDRFEREAQAFFERVRAAYHERALAHPQRVRVIDGSRPVEQVRAQLQAELDDLLEQAR
- the mltG gene encoding endolytic transglycosylase MltG; its protein translation is MRIRFRYLFLLFVLLPLVAAAVAAGLAWRWAHEPVPLAGERVDFVVQPGSTPRAVARTLAEAGIPVWEEGFVWMARLTEQDTLIKAGGYEAKQGDSPWLLLRRLARGDMSQRQVTFVEGWTFQQMRNALRNHPDVKQTLDDVSDEALMQRLGAAIPHPEGMFFPDTYVFTAGSTDFDILRRAYQAGEQVLQKAWAERAPDLPLATPYEALILASIIEKETGDGADRARISGVFINRLRRGMLLQTDPSVIYGMGAAYDGRIRKRDLQTDTPWNTYTRPGLPPTPIAAPGRAALRAAIQPESHTFLYFVSRGDGTSEFARNLGDHNRNVSRFILGQQNR
- the ygfZ gene encoding CAF17-like 4Fe-4S cluster assembly/insertion protein YgfZ, with amino-acid sequence MHAFYDSIPLGAEGSPLCAPLPGFCVLAAAGDDALTFLHGQLTQDVTGLPDDAARLAGYCTAKGRLLATMVMWRTGPASAVEGAGAVADSVAGASASTAAHTQPRLYALVRDDLADALLKRLSMFVLRAKVKLSRAPLHVAGVQCNADQLPALEDACGGALPTVAWQRAELPAGTWIAAPSSAENCLRWWWIADDAQLQQAAALAQLLARAEPAQWQAADLAAGLPWIGSATQDLFIPQTVNLDLAGGVSFTKGCYPGQEVVARSHYRGTVKRRMAYGQLQNGCGAQELAGVDVYDAAQPGEPCGRVVDAARHVGVSLLFETTLASLPDGDLRLGAPDGPRIAVMPLPYALTAAD